The following proteins are encoded in a genomic region of Heptranchias perlo isolate sHepPer1 chromosome 6, sHepPer1.hap1, whole genome shotgun sequence:
- the LOC137322478 gene encoding zygote arrest protein 1.S-like, with product MEGFVYSPLNTYTYNNPKPPRQQNWRQKSYPQGNVEAVEYLDNYKRAQLKAILSQVNPNLTPRLRKANTKEIGIQVNPKVDASVQCSLGPRTLPRQRRRIATEGAIPRARSPSPNSAVDVSSDPEAVEATSRSPAVVRFSRPIAIYSPASDRCPVEKNEEQEKDQEQEKSEEKIPPEDWEEDSAAQQEQKVEAPLSESENRDTAEVKEEDQEKTKQKNNEETKTGEGNQKFRFQFLEQKYGYYHCKDCNIRWESAYVWCISGTNKVYFKQFCRKCDKGYNPYRVEAILCQTCFKTRCTCTQKKRHIDPKRPHRQELCGRCRGKRLSCDNTYSFKYIV from the exons ATGGAGGGGTTTGTATATTCACCCCTGAACACGTATACTTATAACAACCCAAAACCACCGAGGCAACAAAACTGGAGACAGAAGAGCTACCCGCAAGGTAATGTTGAAGCTGTTGAGTATTTGGACAACTACAAGAGAGCGCAGCTGAAAGCTATTCTCTCTCAAGTGAACCCCAACTTGACTCCACGCCTGAGAAAAGCAAATACTAAAGAGATCGGGATCCAGGTTAACCCAAAGGTAGATGCTTCCGTCCAATGCTCCCTGGGCCCTAGGACCCTACCTCGTCAGAGGCGACGGATTGCAACCGAAGGAGCAATCCCAAGAGCGCGGTCGCCGTCGCCAAACAGTGCGGTAGATGTCAGCAGTGACCCCGAGGCTGTCGAAGCCACATCGCGTTCTCCAGCCGTCGTGCGTTTCTCCCGCCCCATCGCCATCTACTCACCTGCCTCTGATCGGTGCCCGGTGGAGAAGAACGAAGAACAAGAGAAGgaccaagaacaagaaaagtctgAGGAAAAGATTCCCCCGGAGGACTGGGAGGAAGATTCTGCCGCCCAGCAGGAACAAAAAGTCGAAGCTCCTCTTTCTGAGAGCGAAAATCGGGACACCGCAGAAGTGAAGGAAGAAGACCAAGAAAAAACAAAGCAGAAGAATAACGAAGAAACCAAAACAGGCGAAGGCAATCAGAAGTTCCGATTTCAG TTTCTGGAACAGAAATATGGATATTATCACTGCAAAGACTGCAATATCAGATGGGAGAGTGCTTATGTCTGGTGTATTTCAGGAACAAACAAG GTTTACTTCAAGCAATTTTGTCGCAAGTGTGATAAGGGGTACAATCCTTACAGGGTGGAAGCTATTTTGTGCCAG ACTTGCTTCAAAACTCGCTGCACTTGCACTCAGAAGAAGCGACATATTGACCCAAAGAGACCACACCGCCAGGAATTGTGTG